The Echinicola rosea genome has a segment encoding these proteins:
- a CDS encoding type II toxin-antitoxin system RelE/ParE family toxin yields MNRKVVLSRKAKNNLTDLLEFLERRWSVKVKSDFIKKLDYRIKLILTYPKSCPESKEIKGLYRCVVTKQTSFLYKIKPNFIEIVVIYDNRQHPKRITGKRK; encoded by the coding sequence ATGAACAGGAAAGTCGTCCTATCTCGAAAGGCTAAGAACAACCTTACAGACCTTTTGGAATTCTTAGAAAGAAGATGGTCAGTGAAGGTTAAGAGTGACTTTATTAAAAAACTTGATTATCGGATTAAACTCATTTTAACCTATCCAAAAAGCTGTCCGGAATCCAAAGAAATAAAAGGACTTTATCGCTGCGTAGTCACGAAACAAACCAGTTTTTTATATAAAATTAAGCCAAATTTTATTGAGATTGTCGTGATTTATGACAATCGCCAGCATCCTAAACGAATCACAGGGAAAAGGAAATAA
- the asnB gene encoding asparagine synthase (glutamine-hydrolyzing) — protein MCGVNLVMNFSQNGETAIQQMMQATAHRGPDHAAWCQVNDQLFVAGNRLKTVDLGDWSNQPVQIDNGAFTLVWNGAIYNADELRNHLLQAGVVFESRSDSEVLLKWLKAYGISGVKSLQGMYAVVFIDQSNQEVIIARDPHGKKPLYYFHESSRWLFSSESRSIIASGFIPKRLDNAQFVPYFYSRHSFPDKSFFEQVKQVLPGKVLQLDFEGNIKKEQHVEIQAQSQKLPDKEGFRSLLSDAVLKHFHADVPVGLMLSGGADSSLLLQCWTQETGIPLHTFTVSFEEKHRKKFPDPVHAQQVAAKYRCAHHEVLVTSKLLLQYLPDYIASLDQPIGDSASFLSWMIAKEAKPYVRILISGAGADELFSGYNRHEAFRQYLHHKTFALKAAKSMGKFPFFGRHIKKLAKGIREDESITFLNFSSLRSIPEEYLSRFLDYYPKVLSPYKAALEWDRGYYLVNDVLKIHDNALMSHGIEGRAPYLDTALVRLSKSLTEEQHLSLSPKEWIKTLLADSGQAKVAVRKKAGFGLPLREWLEEDRALQSLVFGTIKTFAQAQQDIIPREMLTLALRPDKHVKHHFLEIWNLYILAAWCTYHQL, from the coding sequence ATGTGTGGGGTCAATTTGGTAATGAACTTTTCCCAAAATGGTGAAACCGCCATTCAACAAATGATGCAGGCCACCGCCCACCGTGGGCCGGACCATGCTGCATGGTGCCAAGTCAATGACCAGTTATTCGTGGCTGGAAACCGTCTGAAGACCGTGGACTTGGGTGATTGGTCCAATCAGCCTGTGCAAATTGACAATGGAGCATTCACGCTGGTGTGGAACGGGGCAATTTACAATGCCGATGAGCTCAGGAACCACCTTTTGCAAGCGGGAGTCGTATTCGAAAGCCGGTCTGACAGTGAGGTGCTGCTAAAATGGCTAAAGGCCTACGGAATTTCTGGAGTGAAAAGCCTGCAAGGGATGTATGCTGTCGTTTTTATTGACCAGAGCAACCAAGAAGTCATCATTGCCAGGGATCCACACGGGAAGAAGCCACTTTATTATTTCCACGAAAGCAGCCGCTGGCTCTTTTCATCTGAATCTCGCAGCATCATTGCTTCTGGATTCATCCCAAAGCGGCTGGACAATGCACAGTTTGTGCCCTACTTTTACTCCAGACACAGCTTTCCGGACAAGAGTTTCTTTGAGCAGGTCAAGCAAGTATTGCCCGGGAAAGTACTCCAGCTGGATTTTGAGGGAAATATTAAAAAAGAACAACACGTTGAAATCCAGGCACAAAGCCAAAAGCTACCTGATAAAGAAGGCTTCCGCTCTTTACTAAGCGACGCGGTATTGAAGCATTTTCATGCAGATGTGCCGGTAGGTTTGATGCTGAGTGGTGGTGCCGATAGCAGTTTGCTTTTGCAATGCTGGACACAGGAAACGGGCATCCCACTACATACATTTACGGTGAGTTTTGAGGAGAAGCACCGCAAGAAATTCCCCGATCCGGTCCATGCGCAGCAAGTTGCGGCGAAATACCGCTGTGCTCACCATGAAGTACTGGTCACGTCCAAGTTATTGCTGCAGTATTTGCCAGATTACATCGCTTCACTAGACCAGCCTATAGGGGACAGCGCGAGTTTTCTAAGCTGGATGATTGCCAAAGAGGCCAAGCCGTATGTTCGTATCCTCATTAGCGGAGCGGGGGCAGACGAGCTGTTTAGTGGGTACAACCGGCATGAAGCCTTTAGACAATATCTTCACCACAAGACCTTTGCCCTAAAAGCGGCCAAGTCTATGGGGAAGTTTCCGTTCTTTGGCAGGCATATCAAGAAATTGGCCAAGGGAATACGGGAAGATGAATCCATTACTTTTTTGAATTTCAGTTCGCTACGTTCCATTCCAGAGGAATACCTTAGTAGGTTTTTGGATTATTACCCTAAAGTCCTTTCCCCTTACAAAGCAGCCTTGGAGTGGGATCGTGGCTATTACCTGGTCAATGATGTCCTCAAAATCCATGACAATGCGCTCATGTCACACGGAATAGAAGGCCGTGCACCTTATTTGGACACGGCATTGGTCAGGCTGAGCAAATCCCTCACCGAAGAACAGCACCTCTCCCTAAGCCCAAAAGAGTGGATCAAAACCCTCTTGGCTGATAGTGGGCAAGCAAAAGTCGCTGTTCGCAAGAAAGCAGGTTTTGGTTTGCCCTTGCGGGAATGGCTGGAAGAAGACAGGGCGCTCCAGTCATTGGTGTTTGGGACGATCAAAACCTTTGCCCAAGCGCAACAAGACATTATTCCCAGAGAAATGCTTACTTTGGCACTCCGTCCAGATAAACACGTGAAACATCATTTTCTAGAAATCTGGAACCTGTATATCCTTGCTGCCTGGTGCACGTATCATCAACTATGA
- a CDS encoding BPTI/Kunitz domain-containing protein, protein MGDKPSSQIYMKISKLKSIGLFTFILVMISCSKDCEPPLAVCNETPPTTEICQLYFERWFFNKDKNRCELIGYSGCSRLGFETEKECEECKCH, encoded by the coding sequence ATGGGGGATAAACCATCAAGCCAAATTTATATGAAGATATCCAAGCTAAAATCAATCGGCCTTTTCACTTTTATTTTGGTCATGATTAGCTGTTCCAAGGACTGTGAACCTCCTTTGGCGGTTTGCAACGAAACCCCTCCAACCACTGAAATCTGCCAGCTCTACTTTGAAAGGTGGTTTTTTAATAAGGATAAAAACAGGTGTGAGCTAATTGGTTATTCTGGATGTTCTCGATTGGGATTTGAAACTGAAAAGGAGTGTGAAGAATGTAAATGCCACTAA
- a CDS encoding DUF4212 domain-containing protein encodes MSQQEKMKAYWRRNVKILLSLLAVWFTVSFGCGILLVDVLNKIQLGGFKLGFWFAQQGAIYVFVILIFVYVWLLNKLDREFDVHE; translated from the coding sequence ATGAGTCAACAAGAAAAAATGAAAGCCTATTGGAGGCGAAATGTGAAGATTCTCCTTTCCCTGCTTGCGGTTTGGTTTACCGTTTCCTTTGGATGCGGTATTTTGCTCGTAGATGTTCTAAATAAAATTCAGCTTGGAGGATTTAAGTTGGGTTTCTGGTTTGCGCAGCAAGGTGCCATTTATGTTTTTGTGATCTTGATTTTTGTGTACGTCTGGCTGCTCAATAAGCTAGACCGTGAATTTGACGTGCACGAGTAA
- the nth gene encoding endonuclease III — MLKKARYQAFIDHFSTHMPAAETELQYENPFQLLIAVILSAQCTDKRINMVTPALFRDFPTAEHLAAADFDELFPYIKSVSYPNNKTKHLLGMAKMLVEDFGSEIPDTVKELIKLPGVGRKTANVITSVVWNQPNMAVDTHVFRVSKRLGLVPQNAKTPLEVEKQLIKHIPKEHIHVAHHWLILHGRYVCLARSPKCTECELTHFCRYFEKNQAKIEAEKDLIPKRK, encoded by the coding sequence ATGTTAAAGAAAGCGCGCTACCAAGCATTTATAGACCATTTTTCTACACATATGCCAGCAGCTGAGACGGAGCTTCAGTATGAAAATCCCTTCCAGTTGCTAATAGCAGTTATCCTCAGTGCCCAGTGTACGGACAAGCGGATCAATATGGTCACGCCAGCGCTCTTCAGGGATTTTCCGACGGCAGAGCATTTGGCAGCGGCTGATTTTGACGAGCTTTTTCCCTATATCAAATCTGTCTCCTATCCCAACAACAAAACCAAGCACCTGCTGGGCATGGCAAAGATGCTGGTGGAGGATTTTGGCAGTGAAATTCCTGACACGGTAAAAGAACTTATCAAACTTCCTGGGGTGGGTCGGAAGACTGCGAATGTCATCACCTCGGTGGTCTGGAACCAGCCCAATATGGCGGTGGATACCCATGTGTTTCGCGTTTCCAAGCGGCTTGGATTAGTACCGCAGAATGCCAAAACACCGTTGGAGGTAGAAAAACAGCTGATCAAGCATATCCCAAAAGAGCACATTCATGTGGCCCATCACTGGCTGATCCTGCATGGCCGCTATGTTTGTCTGGCCAGAAGCCCGAAATGTACCGAATGTGAGCTCACGCACTTTTGCCGGTATTTTGAGAAAAACCAAGCTAAGATAGAAGCTGAAAAAGACTTGATCCCCAAAAGGAAATAA
- a CDS encoding sodium:solute symporter family protein, whose amino-acid sequence MDILTWTYILVGLSFALYIGIAIWSRAGSTKEFYVAGGGVSPLANGMATGADWMSAASFISMAGLISFMGYDGSVYLMGWTGGYVLLALLLAPYLRKFGKFTVPDFVGDRYYSNKARVVAVFCAIFISFTYVAGQMRGVGIVFSRYLEVDINTGVIIGMCIVFFYAVLGGMKGITYTQVAQYCVLIFAFMVPAIFISMQLTSNPIPQLGLGGTVADGTYLLDKLDGVLTDLGFHAYTSGKKSMGDMFAITLALMVGTAGLPHVIVRFFTVPRVKDARLSAGYALVFIAILYTTAPAVSAFGIYNAIDSVSEKSIDDLPDWVNNWQQTQLIKINDKNQDGVVQYVADPERNEFTIDKDIMVLANPEIAELPNWVVGLVAAGGMAAALSTAAGLLLVISTSVSRDLAKNFNPGISDKKELLIARVAAAVAVIIAGYFGVNPPGFVAEVVAFAFGLAAASFFPVIIMGIFSKRMNKEGAIWGMLVGLVFTLSYIIYFKFGADLFGIPADHLTADQWWFGISPEGIGSIGMVLNFLVSFAVSRVTPAPPEAVQEMVEDIRIPRGAGQAQGH is encoded by the coding sequence ATGGATATTTTAACCTGGACTTATATACTTGTAGGGCTTTCTTTTGCCCTTTACATTGGCATTGCGATCTGGAGCCGGGCAGGTTCTACCAAAGAATTCTACGTGGCCGGTGGTGGCGTTTCTCCCTTGGCCAACGGCATGGCCACTGGAGCCGACTGGATGTCGGCGGCTTCTTTTATTTCCATGGCTGGATTGATTTCCTTTATGGGCTATGACGGATCCGTTTACCTCATGGGCTGGACAGGAGGCTACGTGCTTTTGGCCCTTTTGCTGGCGCCTTATCTGCGAAAATTCGGAAAATTTACCGTTCCCGATTTTGTAGGGGATCGATATTACTCCAACAAGGCACGAGTTGTGGCTGTTTTTTGTGCCATATTTATCTCGTTCACCTACGTGGCCGGCCAAATGCGTGGTGTAGGCATCGTTTTTTCCAGGTATTTGGAAGTTGACATCAACACGGGAGTGATCATTGGGATGTGTATCGTGTTTTTCTATGCCGTTTTGGGCGGGATGAAAGGAATCACCTACACCCAAGTAGCGCAATATTGTGTATTGATCTTTGCTTTTATGGTGCCGGCAATTTTTATTTCCATGCAGCTGACCAGTAACCCGATCCCACAATTAGGTTTGGGAGGAACTGTGGCGGATGGGACCTATTTGCTGGACAAATTGGACGGTGTATTGACAGACTTGGGTTTTCATGCTTATACGAGTGGTAAGAAGTCCATGGGAGACATGTTTGCCATCACCTTGGCATTGATGGTCGGGACAGCGGGCCTTCCGCATGTCATTGTGCGGTTTTTTACCGTTCCGCGGGTAAAGGACGCCCGGCTTTCTGCAGGCTACGCCTTGGTGTTCATTGCCATTCTTTACACCACGGCTCCAGCAGTTTCTGCCTTTGGGATTTATAATGCCATAGACTCTGTTTCAGAAAAGTCCATCGATGACCTCCCTGACTGGGTCAACAACTGGCAGCAAACACAGCTGATCAAGATCAATGACAAGAACCAAGATGGAGTGGTGCAGTATGTAGCCGATCCGGAGCGGAATGAGTTTACCATCGACAAAGACATCATGGTACTGGCCAATCCGGAAATAGCTGAGCTGCCAAACTGGGTGGTAGGCTTGGTGGCGGCCGGTGGGATGGCCGCGGCCCTTTCTACGGCTGCAGGCTTGCTGCTGGTGATTTCCACTTCCGTTTCCCGGGATCTGGCCAAGAATTTCAATCCTGGGATTTCGGACAAAAAAGAACTCCTCATCGCCCGTGTAGCGGCAGCAGTGGCGGTGATCATAGCGGGTTATTTTGGGGTGAATCCTCCCGGGTTTGTGGCTGAAGTGGTAGCTTTTGCTTTTGGCTTGGCTGCGGCATCATTCTTTCCGGTGATCATCATGGGGATTTTCTCCAAGCGCATGAACAAGGAAGGTGCTATTTGGGGGATGTTGGTAGGTTTGGTGTTTACCCTTTCTTATATCATTTACTTTAAGTTCGGCGCAGACCTCTTTGGTATTCCAGCAGACCACCTTACGGCCGATCAATGGTGGTTTGGGATTTCTCCCGAAGGCATTGGGTCTATAGGCATGGTATTGAACTTTCTGGTGAGCTTTGCCGTGTCACGCGTTACACCCGCCCCACCTGAAGCGGTGCAGGAGATGGTAGAAGACATCCGAATCCCAAGAGGCGCAGGACAGGCACAAGGGCATTAA